TGTCATAATAAGCCCTACCCGTACCCCCTTAAAAATACGGTCGTACTTGCCTGCTCCGAAATTCTGAGCTACGAAGGTAGATATTGCCGAGGCAAGGGAATCCACAATAATCCATATGAGAAAATCAAGCTTTCCGCAAAGGGCCCATGCAGCTATATTATCCGTTCCCATGCTGTTTATATTTGCCTGAATCATCATATTTGCTATGGGATATAAGGAAGCCTGAAGGCCTATGGGAATCCCCACTTTAAAAATAGCTTTGAGCATTTTAGGATAAAACTTTATTGATTTCATATGAAGCCTGCAATCCATATCGGTATTCATTAAAAATCGTATAATAAGAACAGCACTTACGGCTTGCGCAAGTATCGTAGACAATGCCGCCCCTGAAACGCCCCATCTGAAAACGCCTACAAAAAGCAAATCCGTCAATATATTAACCGTACTTGATATAAGAAGGTAATAAAAGGGCGTTTTTGAATCCCCCATGGCTCTTACAATTCCGGCCCCTATATTATATAGCATAGAAACCGCAAGACCGCCAAAATATATTCTGACATAATCCAATGTAATAGGATAAATATCCTCCGGAATTTCAAGCTTATAAAGAAAGTATGGGGCCAATACTATACCAAGTACAGATAAAAGAAGTCCTCCCGTAAAAGAAAAAGCAATTGCAGTATGTACGGCTTCCGAAAGCTCTTTTTTATTTTTTGCCCCAAAATGCTGGGATATTATAATCGTTGCCCCTGTGGATAAGCCCAAAAAGAAATTTACAGGAAGCTTTAAAAAATTATATACGGAATCAACAGCCGCAAGACCGTTTTTGCCTACAAACTGCCCTACTATAATTGCATCTACCGTAGTATATAGCTGCTGAAACAGGCTTGATAAAAGCAAAGGCAGGCAAAAAATCAAAAGTTTCCTCCAGATAACACCAGAAGTCAAATCTATG
This is a stretch of genomic DNA from Anaeropeptidivorans aminofermentans. It encodes these proteins:
- a CDS encoding MATE family efflux transporter, whose protein sequence is MREKNIDLTSGVIWRKLLIFCLPLLLSSLFQQLYTTVDAIIVGQFVGKNGLAAVDSVYNFLKLPVNFFLGLSTGATIIISQHFGAKNKKELSEAVHTAIAFSFTGGLLLSVLGIVLAPYFLYKLEIPEDIYPITLDYVRIYFGGLAVSMLYNIGAGIVRAMGDSKTPFYYLLISSTVNILTDLLFVGVFRWGVSGAALSTILAQAVSAVLIIRFLMNTDMDCRLHMKSIKFYPKMLKAIFKVGIPIGLQASLYPIANMMIQANINSMGTDNIAAWALCGKLDFLIWIIVDSLASAISTFVAQNFGAGKYDRIFKGVRVGLIMTLAIVFIISANLFFFSEPIGKLFINPADYDIIPITGKLMRFLSPLYFLYVFGDVLSGAIRGTGETVKPMLLTLIGTCMCRILWILIVVPKNRNMMTIIGSYPVSWFVTALFFIGFYCVFKKKMMQVSYSEI